In one window of Vulpes vulpes isolate BD-2025 chromosome 1, VulVul3, whole genome shotgun sequence DNA:
- the CBLC gene encoding E3 ubiquitin-protein ligase CBL-C isoform X1, producing MAAAAAPRGRRWEEARELRRAVRLLQRLEEQCRDPRLASGPPSLRDLLPRTAQLLRDVAHARRAAGGGGPEDPGGARDFLFVYVHNLEAKSRQVAALLPSRGDRGADDELFREGSRLRRQLAKLALIFSYMHAELGALFPKGEYCGHTYKLTKASAHNFWRRHCGARCMLPWAEFESLLCTCHPVESGATALALRSTINLTCSGHVSIFEFDIFTRLFQPWPTLLKNWQLLAVNHPGYMAFLTYDEVQVRLQACRDKPGSYIFRPSCTRLGHWAIGYVSSDGSILQTILLNKPLFQALLDGQKEGFYLYPNGRSHNPDLTELCQMEPHQYIHVSEEQLQLYWAMNSTFELCKICTEGNKDVKIKPCGHLLCSRCLAAWQHSDSQTCPFCRTEIKGHEAVSVHQIQVRPAEARAAAEDQRPDQAAAEDQRENSDQADGEEELGQVASSAPPQPPQLNVSAAKDWLKVVPPALPRLQGPIPLPRIKTVALAPWQITSSPQDREGATGNS from the exons ATGGCCGCGGCGGCTGCCCCCCGGGGGCGGCGGTGGGAAGAGGCCCGCGAGCTCCGCCGCGCGGTGAGGCTGCTGCAGCGCCTGGAAGAGCAATGCAGGGACCCCCGGCTGGCCTCCGGGCCCCCCTCGCTGCGAGACCTGCTGCCCCGCACCGCGCAGCTGCTGCGCGACGTGGCCCACGCCCGGCGGGCGGCCGGGGGGGGCGGCCCCGAGGACCCCGGGGGTGCGAGGGACTTTCTCTTCGTCTACGTTCACAACCTGGAGGCCAAGAGCAGGCAGGTGGCGGCACTGCTGCCATCCCGGGGCGACAGGGGCGCGGACGACGAGCTCTTCCGGGAGGGCTCCAGACTCAG GCGACAGCTGGCCAAGCTGGCCCTCATCTTCAGTTACATGCACGCGGAACTGGGCGCGCTCTTCCCCAAGGGAGAGTACTGTGGACACACGTACAAGCTCACCAAGGCCTCAGCCCACAACTTCTGGAGGAGGCACTGCGGAGCCCG GTGTATGCTGCCCTGGGCTGAGTTTGAGTCGCTCTTGTGCACCTGCCACCCAGTGGAATCAGGTGCCACGGCCCTGGCCTTGCGCTCCACCATTAACCTCACCTGCAGTGGCCACGTGTCCATCTTCGAGTTTGACATCTTCACCAGGCTCTTTCAG CCATGGCCAACGCTTCTCAAGAACTGGCAGCTCCTGGCCGTCAACCACCCGGGCTACATGGCCTTCCTCACATACGATGAGGTCCAAGTGCGTCTGCAGGCCTGCAGAGACAAGCCAGGCAG CTACATCTTCCGTCCCAGCTGCACTCGCCTGGGTCACTGGGCCATCGGATACGTGAGCTCAGACGGCAGCATCCTGCAGACCATCCTTCTCAACAAACCCCTGTTCCAAGCACTCCTGGACGGACAAAAGGAAGGCTT CTACCTCTACCCAAATGGGAGGAGCCACAATCCAGACCTGACTGAACTCTGCCAGATGGAACCCCATCAGTACATCCATGTGTCAGAG GAACAGCTACAGCTATACTGGGCCATGAACTCCACGTTCGAGCTCTGCAAGATCTGCACTGAGGGCAACAAGGACGTGAAAATCAAGCCTTGTGGGCACCTGCTCTGTAGCCGCTGCCTGGCCGCCTGGCAG CACTCCGACAGCCAGACCTGCCCCTTCTGCCGCACAGAGATCAAGGGTCATGAGGCTGTGAGTGTCCATCAAATCCAAGTGAGGCCAGCAGAAGCCAGGGCCGCTGCTGAGGACCAGAGACCAGACCAGGCCGCTGCTGAGGACCAGAGAGAGAACAGTGACCAAGCAGAtggagaggaggagctggggcag GTGGCTTCCTCAGCCCCCCCACAACCCCCTCAGCTGAATGTGTCCGCAGCTAAAGACTGGCTGAAAGTG GTACCTCCAGCCCTCCCCAGACTGCAGGGCCCTATTCCCTTGCCAAGAATTAAGACTGTGGCCTTAGCCCCGTGGCAAATCACCTCTAGCCCTCAGGACAGGGAGGGAGCCACAGG AAACTCCTAA
- the CBLC gene encoding E3 ubiquitin-protein ligase CBL-C isoform X2 — protein sequence MAAAAAPRGRRWEEARELRRAVRLLQRLEEQCRDPRLASGPPSLRDLLPRTAQLLRDVAHARRAAGGGGPEDPGGARDFLFVYVHNLEAKSRQVAALLPSRGDRGADDELFREGSRLRRQLAKLALIFSYMHAELGALFPKGEYCGHTYKLTKASAHNFWRRHCGARCMLPWAEFESLLCTCHPVESGATALALRSTINLTCSGHVSIFEFDIFTRLFQPWPTLLKNWQLLAVNHPGYMAFLTYDEVQVRLQACRDKPGSYIFRPSCTRLGHWAIGYVSSDGSILQTILLNKPLFQALLDGQKEGFYLYPNGRSHNPDLTELCQMEPHQYIHVSEEQLQLYWAMNSTFELCKICTEGNKDVKIKPCGHLLCSRCLAAWQHSDSQTCPFCRTEIKGHEAVSVHQIQVRPAEARAAAEDQRENSDQADGEEELGQVASSAPPQPPQLNVSAAKDWLKVVPPALPRLQGPIPLPRIKTVALAPWQITSSPQDREGATGNS from the exons ATGGCCGCGGCGGCTGCCCCCCGGGGGCGGCGGTGGGAAGAGGCCCGCGAGCTCCGCCGCGCGGTGAGGCTGCTGCAGCGCCTGGAAGAGCAATGCAGGGACCCCCGGCTGGCCTCCGGGCCCCCCTCGCTGCGAGACCTGCTGCCCCGCACCGCGCAGCTGCTGCGCGACGTGGCCCACGCCCGGCGGGCGGCCGGGGGGGGCGGCCCCGAGGACCCCGGGGGTGCGAGGGACTTTCTCTTCGTCTACGTTCACAACCTGGAGGCCAAGAGCAGGCAGGTGGCGGCACTGCTGCCATCCCGGGGCGACAGGGGCGCGGACGACGAGCTCTTCCGGGAGGGCTCCAGACTCAG GCGACAGCTGGCCAAGCTGGCCCTCATCTTCAGTTACATGCACGCGGAACTGGGCGCGCTCTTCCCCAAGGGAGAGTACTGTGGACACACGTACAAGCTCACCAAGGCCTCAGCCCACAACTTCTGGAGGAGGCACTGCGGAGCCCG GTGTATGCTGCCCTGGGCTGAGTTTGAGTCGCTCTTGTGCACCTGCCACCCAGTGGAATCAGGTGCCACGGCCCTGGCCTTGCGCTCCACCATTAACCTCACCTGCAGTGGCCACGTGTCCATCTTCGAGTTTGACATCTTCACCAGGCTCTTTCAG CCATGGCCAACGCTTCTCAAGAACTGGCAGCTCCTGGCCGTCAACCACCCGGGCTACATGGCCTTCCTCACATACGATGAGGTCCAAGTGCGTCTGCAGGCCTGCAGAGACAAGCCAGGCAG CTACATCTTCCGTCCCAGCTGCACTCGCCTGGGTCACTGGGCCATCGGATACGTGAGCTCAGACGGCAGCATCCTGCAGACCATCCTTCTCAACAAACCCCTGTTCCAAGCACTCCTGGACGGACAAAAGGAAGGCTT CTACCTCTACCCAAATGGGAGGAGCCACAATCCAGACCTGACTGAACTCTGCCAGATGGAACCCCATCAGTACATCCATGTGTCAGAG GAACAGCTACAGCTATACTGGGCCATGAACTCCACGTTCGAGCTCTGCAAGATCTGCACTGAGGGCAACAAGGACGTGAAAATCAAGCCTTGTGGGCACCTGCTCTGTAGCCGCTGCCTGGCCGCCTGGCAG CACTCCGACAGCCAGACCTGCCCCTTCTGCCGCACAGAGATCAAGGGTCATGAGGCTGTGAGTGTCCATCAAATCCAAGTGAGGCCAGCAGAAGCCAGG GCCGCTGCTGAGGACCAGAGAGAGAACAGTGACCAAGCAGAtggagaggaggagctggggcag GTGGCTTCCTCAGCCCCCCCACAACCCCCTCAGCTGAATGTGTCCGCAGCTAAAGACTGGCTGAAAGTG GTACCTCCAGCCCTCCCCAGACTGCAGGGCCCTATTCCCTTGCCAAGAATTAAGACTGTGGCCTTAGCCCCGTGGCAAATCACCTCTAGCCCTCAGGACAGGGAGGGAGCCACAGG AAACTCCTAA